In Aquiflexum balticum DSM 16537, a single genomic region encodes these proteins:
- the pncA gene encoding bifunctional nicotinamidase/pyrazinamidase, with protein MNTKALIIVDVQNDFMPGGALAVKEGDQIVPIINNLQLKFDFIVATQDWHPADHGSFASNHEGKRVGEFIDLNGVNQILWPVHCVQGTFGAEFHKDLEKHHWKEVFQKGTNPRVDSYSGFFDNNRMGDTGLSSFLKKENVTDVYICGLATDYCVKFTVLDALEEGFKTFLVADATKAVNLNPGDYDLAIDEMLRKGATVVESNFL; from the coding sequence ATGAACACAAAAGCACTGATTATAGTAGACGTACAAAATGATTTTATGCCGGGCGGAGCTTTGGCTGTAAAGGAAGGTGATCAAATAGTGCCGATCATCAATAATTTACAGTTGAAATTTGATTTTATAGTTGCCACACAGGATTGGCACCCTGCTGACCATGGAAGTTTTGCTTCCAATCATGAAGGGAAAAGGGTAGGGGAGTTTATCGATTTAAATGGGGTAAACCAAATTTTGTGGCCTGTTCATTGTGTTCAGGGAACATTTGGTGCCGAATTTCATAAAGATCTTGAAAAGCATCATTGGAAAGAAGTATTTCAAAAGGGAACAAATCCTCGGGTGGACTCTTACAGTGGATTTTTTGACAATAATAGGATGGGAGATACGGGGTTGTCCTCATTTCTCAAAAAGGAAAATGTGACAGATGTTTATATATGTGGGCTTGCTACCGACTATTGTGTCAAATTCACGGTTTTGGATGCCTTAGAAGAAGGATTCAAGACGTTTTTGGTGGCGGATGCTACCAAGGCAGTAAATTTAAATCCCGGAGATTATGATCTCGCTATTGATGAAATGCTTAGGAAAGGGGCAACTGTTGTTGAAAGTAATTTCCTTTGA
- the prs gene encoding ribose-phosphate diphosphokinase, with protein MMEKKVIFSIPDYKYLQEEILLLGDFEGGEIEVKIFPDGERYQRILTPVNGRDVVLIGGTISDSDTLEIYDLAYALIKYGARSIRIIFPYFGYSTMERAVKTGEVVTAKSRAVMFSSLPRTSLGNHFIFFDLHSEGIPHYFEGQALISHVYCKPIVVKAARELADDGFVMACTDAGRAKWVESLANEMGVNAAFVFKRRISGEETEVTSISADVAGKDVVIYDDMVRTGGSLINAAKAYKAAGAKKIYTITTHGLFNNDALNRIQSSGVIEKVVSTDTHPNSIALKSDFLQVKSIAALIVAQL; from the coding sequence ATGATGGAGAAGAAAGTAATATTTAGCATTCCGGATTATAAATACCTTCAGGAGGAGATTTTACTGCTTGGAGATTTTGAAGGTGGGGAAATAGAGGTGAAAATCTTTCCTGATGGGGAGCGCTATCAAAGAATTCTTACTCCCGTAAACGGCAGAGATGTGGTTTTGATTGGAGGGACAATTTCAGACAGTGATACTTTGGAAATATATGATTTGGCTTATGCTTTGATCAAGTATGGGGCAAGGTCTATCAGAATTATATTTCCCTATTTTGGTTACAGTACCATGGAAAGAGCAGTCAAAACAGGGGAGGTGGTCACTGCAAAATCAAGAGCAGTCATGTTTTCATCCCTGCCAAGGACAAGCTTGGGGAATCATTTTATTTTTTTTGATCTTCATTCAGAAGGTATTCCCCATTATTTCGAAGGGCAGGCATTGATCAGCCATGTATACTGTAAACCCATCGTAGTTAAGGCAGCAAGAGAATTGGCGGATGATGGTTTTGTCATGGCCTGTACTGATGCTGGCAGGGCCAAATGGGTAGAATCACTCGCAAATGAAATGGGGGTAAATGCAGCCTTCGTGTTTAAAAGAAGAATTTCTGGAGAAGAAACTGAAGTGACTAGTATCTCTGCTGATGTGGCAGGCAAAGACGTGGTAATTTATGATGATATGGTAAGGACAGGTGGCTCGTTGATCAATGCTGCCAAAGCTTACAAAGCTGCCGGAGCTAAGAAAATTTATACCATCACCACACATGGCTTGTTCAACAATGATGCGCTGAACAGAATTCAATCATCTGGGGTTATTGAAAAAGTGGTCTCTACAGATACACATCCAAATAGCATTGCCCTGAAATCAGATTTTCTTCAAGTTAAAAGTATTGCCGCATTGATTGTGGCGCAATTGTAA
- a CDS encoding nicotinate phosphoribosyltransferase — MKITKDLYQSSLALLTDFYQLTMAYAYWKSGKAEQEAVFNLFFRKNPFQGGFTLAAGLDYVIDFCRNFRFDKDDLEYLAEMKNSDGTPTFESAFMEYLEHMEFKCDLEAVEEGTVIFPHTPMVKVKGPLIQCQLLETPLLNIMNFQTLIATKAARITYAAKGDSVLEFGLRRAQGIDGALAASRASYIGGCSATSNVMAGKLFGIPVSGTHAHSWIMSFDTELEAFEAYADAFPDKCVFLVDTYDTINGIKNAIEVGKILRAKGKEMLGIRIDSGDLAYYSNIAREMLDTAGFPNAKIVASNDLDEQIITSLKIQEASIDIWGVGTKLVTAYDQPALGAVYKLSAIKNTEGKWEPKVKVSQQSIKINIPGEHNAIRFIRNGKAVADMIYLETEDLSKTSFTIIDPIDPTKRKKIMTKGLEQEKLLIPIFIAGQKVYERPNLGQIKENARRNLNLFDKAHKRLVNPHIYPVGLEESLYQLRTDLVFKMKNYDGEESNI; from the coding sequence ATGAAAATCACAAAAGACCTTTATCAGAGTTCATTGGCACTTCTGACAGATTTTTATCAGTTGACGATGGCCTATGCCTACTGGAAATCCGGGAAGGCAGAACAAGAAGCAGTTTTTAACCTTTTTTTCAGAAAGAATCCATTTCAAGGTGGTTTTACTTTGGCTGCAGGGCTGGATTATGTCATTGATTTTTGTCGGAATTTCCGATTTGATAAAGATGATCTGGAGTATTTGGCAGAAATGAAAAACAGTGATGGGACCCCCACCTTTGAATCGGCTTTCATGGAATATTTGGAGCATATGGAATTCAAATGTGACTTGGAAGCAGTCGAGGAGGGAACAGTCATTTTTCCGCATACCCCAATGGTAAAAGTTAAAGGTCCATTGATACAATGTCAGTTATTGGAAACGCCGTTGCTCAATATCATGAATTTTCAGACTTTGATAGCAACCAAAGCCGCCAGAATTACCTATGCTGCCAAGGGGGATTCGGTCCTTGAATTTGGCCTGAGAAGGGCACAGGGTATTGATGGGGCTTTGGCTGCCAGCAGGGCATCCTATATTGGCGGCTGTTCTGCCACCAGTAATGTAATGGCCGGAAAACTTTTTGGAATACCTGTCTCTGGAACACATGCACATAGTTGGATCATGTCTTTTGATACTGAATTAGAAGCTTTTGAGGCTTATGCTGATGCTTTTCCTGATAAATGTGTGTTTTTGGTTGATACCTATGATACCATCAATGGAATAAAAAATGCCATTGAAGTCGGTAAAATTCTCCGTGCAAAAGGTAAAGAAATGTTGGGGATCAGAATCGATTCCGGTGATTTGGCATATTACAGCAATATTGCCAGAGAAATGCTGGACACGGCGGGATTTCCAAATGCAAAAATTGTAGCTTCAAATGATTTGGACGAGCAAATCATCACCTCACTGAAAATTCAGGAAGCATCCATAGATATTTGGGGCGTAGGTACCAAACTCGTAACAGCCTACGACCAACCTGCCCTGGGGGCGGTCTACAAACTTTCTGCCATCAAAAACACCGAGGGGAAGTGGGAACCTAAAGTCAAGGTTTCCCAGCAATCCATCAAAATCAATATTCCAGGAGAACATAATGCCATTCGTTTTATCAGAAATGGAAAAGCTGTTGCTGATATGATTTATTTAGAAACAGAAGATCTTTCAAAAACATCATTTACCATTATTGATCCAATTGATCCAACCAAAAGGAAGAAGATCATGACAAAAGGTTTGGAGCAGGAAAAACTCTTGATACCGATTTTTATTGCCGGGCAGAAGGTTTATGAAAGACCGAACTTGGGACAGATTAAAGAAAATGCGCGGAGGAATCTGAATCTGTTTGATAAAGCCCATAAAAGGTTGGTAAATCCACATATTTATCCGGTTGGTTTGGAAGAAAGTCTATATCAATTGCGTACCGACTTGGTTTTTAAAATGAAGAATTATGATGGAGAAGAAAGTAATATTTAG
- a CDS encoding RNA polymerase sigma factor, with the protein MKIKEIYSESQILEDIKLGGSRTNVAVSFLFREFYALLENYIIRNSGNEDDAADIIQETFLVFIKIVEDGKFRQDSSIKSILYSICRNLWITEIRKRKSTMTRHETYETEKDEPLQDFSESLAKHEDHKLVMDLFGSLGEKCKNILLHFYYENLSMKEIMEKEEFSSEQVLRNKKHKCMKSLIEKVQADQKLFYSLKNALQNGE; encoded by the coding sequence ATGAAAATAAAAGAAATCTATTCTGAAAGTCAAATTTTGGAGGATATCAAACTTGGAGGCAGCAGGACGAATGTTGCAGTCAGTTTTTTGTTCAGGGAATTCTATGCACTTCTCGAAAACTACATAATCAGAAATAGTGGCAATGAAGATGATGCTGCAGATATCATTCAGGAAACATTTCTGGTTTTTATCAAGATTGTTGAAGACGGAAAGTTCCGGCAGGATTCTTCTATAAAATCAATCTTGTATTCCATTTGCAGAAACTTATGGATCACAGAGATAAGAAAAAGAAAAAGCACCATGACAAGACATGAAACATACGAAACCGAAAAGGATGAACCCTTACAGGATTTCAGCGAAAGCCTTGCCAAGCATGAAGACCATAAGTTGGTCATGGACCTTTTCGGATCCTTGGGTGAAAAATGTAAAAATATTTTACTCCACTTCTATTATGAAAATCTCTCCATGAAGGAAATCATGGAAAAAGAAGAATTTTCAAGCGAACAGGTACTTAGAAACAAAAAACACAAATGCATGAAGTCTCTTATAGAGAAAGTTCAAGCTGATCAAAAATTATTCTATTCATTAAAAAATGCCCTTCAAAATGGTGAATGA
- a CDS encoding anti-sigma factor — protein sequence MPFKMVNEKNIALIDDYLDGNLSKEDKVSLERRFETEPELSELLGLVKFTKESIKLNGQKNKIKEIHQEFLKEKSINSGKSSKGKVRTLHWWIGIAASFSLLILVGVNHISSYPEKLLSEKYYSYELPTMRSNENGKETLEIAFKNQEWNKVVSEVEFQSDDRQSLFLAGISAMELKEYEKALSYFERIEIINHESGDALFSDETDYYKTISFISLSDYHNALTKVKAINSDENHKYVNVFSKTDMVKLRILEML from the coding sequence ATGCCCTTCAAAATGGTGAATGAAAAAAACATAGCGCTCATAGACGATTATTTGGACGGTAACTTGTCCAAAGAGGATAAAGTAAGCCTGGAACGGCGATTTGAAACCGAGCCGGAACTGTCCGAACTCCTAGGTTTAGTGAAGTTTACCAAAGAAAGTATCAAACTGAATGGACAAAAGAACAAAATAAAAGAAATCCACCAAGAATTCTTAAAAGAAAAATCCATCAATTCAGGAAAATCATCAAAAGGTAAAGTCAGAACTTTACATTGGTGGATAGGCATTGCAGCCTCTTTTTCGCTATTGATTTTGGTTGGAGTAAATCATATTTCAAGTTATCCTGAAAAACTTCTTTCCGAAAAATACTATTCATACGAACTGCCCACGATGAGGTCAAATGAAAATGGCAAAGAAACTCTGGAAATAGCCTTCAAAAACCAGGAATGGAATAAAGTGGTATCAGAGGTAGAATTTCAATCGGATGATCGTCAATCTTTATTTCTGGCAGGAATATCAGCCATGGAATTGAAAGAATATGAAAAAGCCCTTTCGTATTTTGAAAGGATTGAAATAATCAACCATGAAAGTGGTGATGCATTATTCAGTGATGAAACAGATTACTATAAAACAATTTCATTTATAAGCCTATCAGATTATCATAATGCTCTAACAAAGGTGAAAGCAATCAATTCAGATGAAAACCACAAATACGTTAATGTATTTTCTAAAACCGATATGGTCAAATTGAGGATTTTAGAAATGCTTTGA
- a CDS encoding CHAT domain-containing protein: MHLIWLIFFLGIFFQDSSAVSQDVLIKKYEQAIALYESDEPTDYTDSLTLAYLKEIIDNPSSSELETKVLVDIYEKLGSLNLIGGKLQEAIKYYKNALEFRGGSSSQDSIFFGSNLFLGETYYLLSKADSSIIFLEEAERLLAAKESKNESSRLFNSLGVIYFASGNYNQAINYFSKAKNLTIGEESFENLDPYYQYALYSFLNNIGSSLVNLQKADSALLIYKDLLRFGINQDRTNSQIAGIFLEKKLPDSALFYLNKISPEFQNRYDYKNQQAEVYFQKKKYVEAKNILIGFLKSNEALNNGASDFRLGSTHNLLGEITFESGDFEGSAGYFHQAIIQIDGLFDDKSIFSNPLDYTFGFESFSLFKALTGKAKAFAVLANKENNPSYRETAVATYQSAFEIANNVSNYYDNDDARVFFGDFVLESYQEAVGFLVDQYQNSNDREFLEKAFEWAENSKATGLDYSLNERQVKLDSDIPKDLIQIERDLKFSISQIQQKILQESDDKARQELQNLLIDERLELSRLQDRFNDFPQYLSGKMQSRNFNIPYFQKEILNDKTFLTAFFEAKNNLYLFSMDKENLSFFDLGEKKDFKEKIEAYKNSVRNYKVGERYKKGDLGREMFDKLFGPVDKQLLKFEGLLIIPHGNLSDLPFGSLETKSGRFLIESHEITRQFSLKFVEFQKIPNSKNLNKLGFAPFENHNWDNNGLYFSDLPYSSDEVGSIEGIIYVNDFATKSRFLEDADRANVIHLATHAIPDPSVPDQAFIVFYPGDVESRLFTHEIYNLNLDNTSLVYLSACETNTGSLSESEGILGISRAFAFAGCPNIITTLWKAEDKATAYISGRFYHYLKKGETYTSALRLSKLDLLNDPKMSQYHHPAFWAHIILTGNITESEGVHYTSFIWIAIVVLVFSLMILLFKKKKTLFNI; encoded by the coding sequence ATGCATTTAATATGGCTGATATTCTTTCTGGGAATCTTTTTTCAGGACTCTTCAGCAGTTTCGCAGGATGTGCTCATAAAAAAATATGAGCAAGCCATTGCCTTATACGAATCAGACGAACCCACAGATTATACCGACAGCCTAACTCTTGCATATTTAAAGGAAATCATTGATAATCCATCATCCTCCGAGTTGGAAACCAAGGTGTTGGTGGATATTTATGAAAAGTTGGGAAGTCTAAACCTTATAGGTGGAAAGCTTCAGGAAGCTATAAAATATTATAAAAATGCACTTGAATTCAGGGGAGGTAGTTCAAGTCAGGATTCAATTTTTTTCGGTTCCAATCTTTTTTTGGGAGAAACTTATTATTTACTAAGCAAGGCGGATAGCAGTATTATTTTTCTTGAAGAAGCGGAAAGGCTGCTTGCAGCCAAAGAATCAAAGAATGAATCTTCAAGACTATTTAACTCTTTGGGAGTCATATATTTTGCTTCAGGAAATTATAATCAGGCAATTAATTATTTTTCAAAAGCTAAAAACCTGACCATCGGTGAAGAATCCTTTGAGAATCTTGATCCTTATTATCAATATGCGCTTTATAGTTTTTTGAACAACATCGGGTCTTCTCTGGTAAATCTTCAGAAGGCAGATTCAGCATTGTTGATTTACAAAGATCTTTTAAGATTCGGGATAAATCAGGATAGGACCAATTCCCAAATAGCCGGGATATTTCTGGAAAAAAAATTACCGGATTCTGCTTTATTTTACCTCAATAAGATATCACCTGAATTCCAAAATAGATATGATTATAAAAACCAACAGGCAGAAGTTTATTTCCAAAAAAAGAAATATGTAGAAGCAAAAAATATTTTAATTGGTTTTCTGAAAAGCAATGAGGCATTGAACAATGGGGCAAGTGATTTCCGCCTAGGTTCAACCCATAATTTATTGGGAGAGATTACATTTGAATCCGGGGATTTTGAGGGATCAGCCGGATATTTTCATCAGGCGATCATCCAAATCGACGGACTATTTGATGATAAAAGTATTTTTTCCAACCCGCTCGATTATACTTTTGGTTTTGAATCTTTCTCTCTCTTCAAAGCTTTGACAGGAAAAGCAAAAGCCTTTGCAGTTTTGGCAAATAAGGAAAATAATCCAAGTTACAGGGAGACGGCCGTAGCCACCTATCAATCAGCCTTTGAGATTGCAAACAACGTCAGCAATTACTATGATAATGACGATGCCAGGGTATTTTTTGGAGATTTTGTTTTGGAAAGTTACCAAGAGGCGGTTGGTTTTTTAGTGGATCAATACCAAAATTCAAACGACAGAGAGTTTCTGGAGAAGGCGTTTGAATGGGCAGAAAACAGTAAGGCCACAGGGTTGGATTATAGCTTAAATGAGAGACAGGTTAAACTTGATTCTGATATTCCAAAGGATTTGATCCAAATTGAAAGGGACCTGAAATTTTCCATTTCTCAAATTCAACAAAAGATTCTTCAGGAATCCGATGATAAAGCAAGGCAGGAGTTGCAAAATCTACTGATAGATGAAAGACTTGAACTGTCAAGACTTCAAGATCGGTTCAATGATTTCCCTCAGTATTTGAGCGGAAAGATGCAATCAAGGAATTTTAATATTCCTTATTTCCAAAAAGAAATCTTAAACGATAAGACTTTTTTGACTGCTTTCTTTGAAGCCAAAAACAACCTCTATCTTTTTTCTATGGATAAGGAAAATCTTTCATTTTTTGATTTAGGGGAAAAGAAAGATTTCAAAGAAAAAATTGAAGCCTATAAAAATTCGGTCAGAAACTATAAAGTGGGGGAAAGGTATAAAAAAGGAGATTTGGGAAGGGAAATGTTCGATAAGCTTTTTGGTCCTGTTGATAAACAATTATTGAAATTTGAAGGCCTATTGATTATTCCACATGGAAATTTATCCGATTTGCCATTTGGGAGTTTAGAAACAAAATCAGGTAGATTTTTAATTGAGTCCCATGAAATTACGCGGCAGTTTTCATTAAAATTTGTTGAATTTCAAAAAATCCCTAATTCCAAAAATTTAAATAAACTTGGTTTCGCTCCTTTTGAAAACCATAATTGGGACAATAATGGTTTATATTTTAGTGATTTGCCTTATTCTTCGGATGAGGTAGGGTCTATCGAGGGAATAATTTACGTGAACGATTTCGCTACAAAATCCAGATTCCTTGAGGACGCCGACCGAGCCAATGTCATCCATTTGGCTACGCATGCCATCCCGGACCCATCCGTTCCCGATCAGGCTTTTATAGTTTTTTATCCCGGGGATGTAGAAAGTAGGCTTTTTACGCATGAGATTTACAACTTAAACCTTGACAATACCTCTCTTGTCTATTTGAGTGCATGTGAAACAAACACAGGTTCTTTGAGTGAAAGTGAAGGGATTTTGGGAATTTCCAGGGCTTTTGCATTTGCAGGCTGCCCAAACATCATTACGACGTTGTGGAAAGCTGAAGATAAAGCCACTGCCTATATCTCAGGAAGATTCTACCATTACTTGAAAAAGGGGGAAACCTACACTTCGGCACTTCGCTTGTCAAAGTTGGATCTATTAAACGATCCAAAAATGAGTCAGTATCACCACCCGGCTTTTTGGGCCCACATTATCCTGACCGGAAATATTACTGAAAGCGAAGGTGTCCACTATACCAGCTTTATTTGGATTGCTATAGTTGTTTTGGTTTTCAGTTTGATGATTTTACTTTTTAAAAAGAAAAAAACACTGTTTAACATTTAA
- a CDS encoding DMT family transporter, producing MLLAGFLFSLMNVSVKLIPHIPAIEIILFRSVFSLVLTYILLKKENVPVLGSNKKLLIIRGVAGSVGLMAFFYTLQNIPLASAVTLNYLAPVFTTILGIFIVKEKVQARQFLYFGVSFLGVIVIEGFDPRISTFDLSIALIASLAMGVAYNVIRKLKNSEHPLVIMFYFPLITIPIAAIATYYLWVLPTGWDWVSLLAVGLLTQFAQYFMTLAYQNAQLSKVASLSYIGIIYALVFGFFVFGETYSLVVFLGMALVLIGVILNIFK from the coding sequence ATGCTTTTGGCGGGGTTTTTATTTTCCCTGATGAATGTATCGGTTAAATTGATACCGCATATTCCCGCTATCGAGATTATTTTGTTCCGCTCGGTATTCAGTTTGGTTTTGACCTATATTTTATTGAAGAAAGAAAATGTTCCGGTTCTTGGTTCCAATAAAAAACTCCTTATCATTAGAGGAGTAGCCGGTTCAGTTGGATTGATGGCATTTTTTTATACGTTGCAGAATATCCCTTTGGCCAGTGCAGTTACCTTGAATTACCTTGCTCCGGTTTTTACTACCATCTTGGGTATATTTATCGTTAAGGAAAAAGTACAGGCCAGGCAGTTTTTATATTTTGGTGTTTCTTTTCTTGGTGTTATCGTCATTGAAGGATTTGATCCCAGGATATCCACCTTTGATCTGAGTATTGCTTTGATCGCATCGCTTGCTATGGGAGTGGCCTATAATGTGATCAGAAAGTTGAAAAATTCAGAGCATCCCTTGGTCATCATGTTTTATTTTCCCTTAATAACCATTCCCATTGCCGCGATTGCAACCTATTATTTATGGGTTTTGCCTACGGGTTGGGATTGGGTCAGTCTGTTGGCAGTAGGTTTATTGACACAATTCGCCCAATACTTTATGACATTGGCTTACCAAAACGCACAACTTTCAAAAGTGGCTAGCCTGAGTTATATAGGGATAATTTATGCGCTGGTATTTGGGTTTTTTGTATTCGGGGAGACATACAGTTTGGTAGTATTTTTGGGTATGGCATTGGTTTTAATCGGAGTCATATTAAATATTTTTAAGTAG
- a CDS encoding peroxiredoxin, translating to MAMKTGKKAPDFTLPSTSGKDFTLSKECKGKACIIYFYPKDFTKVCTAEACDFRDQFAAFRDLDIPVLGISRDDMATHLRFKKEYKLPFELLSDEKGNVCNAYDALIPLIRVPKRITYFIDQDHIIQGVFSDMFESKKHVEEMIKLIKP from the coding sequence ATGGCAATGAAAACAGGAAAAAAAGCACCTGACTTTACCTTACCTTCCACAAGTGGAAAAGATTTCACCTTATCCAAAGAATGTAAAGGCAAAGCATGTATTATTTATTTTTATCCCAAAGATTTCACCAAAGTCTGTACAGCTGAGGCCTGTGATTTCAGAGATCAGTTTGCCGCATTCAGGGATTTGGACATACCGGTATTAGGGATTAGCAGGGATGACATGGCCACACACTTGCGATTCAAAAAAGAGTACAAGTTGCCCTTCGAATTGCTCAGTGATGAGAAGGGAAATGTATGCAATGCCTATGATGCCCTAATACCATTGATCAGAGTCCCAAAAAGAATCACCTATTTCATCGATCAAGATCATATCATTCAAGGTGTCTTTTCAGATATGTTTGAATCTAAGAAACATGTGGAGGAAATGATAAAGTTGATAAAACCGTAA
- a CDS encoding ABC transporter ATP-binding protein encodes MLVAKGIHKQYGELHVLKGVDVNISQGEVVSIVGASGAGKSTLLHILGTLDQADRGEVWIADTNVTKLKGDKMAEFRNSEIGFIFQFHNLLPEFTAEENIIIPGLIANRPVNELKKRAAQLAEILGFGTRLGHKPSELSGGEQQRVAVARALINDPKIIFADEPSGNLDSKSAQALHELFFDLRKEFGQSFVIVTHNQELAKMADRMMVMQDGKIFRIEDK; translated from the coding sequence ATGTTAGTAGCAAAGGGAATACACAAGCAATACGGGGAGCTGCATGTCCTCAAGGGCGTGGATGTAAATATCAGTCAGGGAGAGGTTGTTTCTATCGTGGGAGCTTCAGGAGCAGGCAAAAGTACATTATTGCATATCTTGGGGACATTGGACCAGGCAGACCGTGGTGAGGTTTGGATAGCTGACACAAATGTAACCAAACTCAAAGGTGATAAAATGGCTGAATTCAGAAACAGCGAAATCGGATTCATTTTTCAGTTTCATAATCTCCTGCCGGAATTTACAGCAGAAGAAAATATCATTATCCCCGGTCTTATTGCAAATAGACCCGTGAACGAACTCAAGAAAAGAGCTGCTCAATTGGCTGAAATTTTGGGTTTTGGAACAAGGTTGGGACATAAACCTTCAGAACTCTCGGGGGGGGAACAGCAAAGAGTAGCTGTCGCGAGGGCATTGATCAATGACCCAAAAATCATTTTTGCCGATGAACCCAGCGGGAATCTGGATTCCAAAAGTGCCCAGGCCTTGCATGAACTTTTTTTTGATCTTAGAAAAGAATTCGGCCAGTCATTTGTGATCGTTACCCACAACCAGGAACTGGCCAAAATGGCCGACCGAATGATGGTCATGCAGGATGGGAAAATATTCAGAATAGAGGATAAATAG
- the sucC gene encoding ADP-forming succinate--CoA ligase subunit beta, which yields MNIHEYQAKELLKSYGVRIQEGIVADSPEAALEAAKKLNASTGTSWYVIKAQIHAGGRGKGKVQETGSNGVVLAKSLEDVPVKAGNILGGTLVTIQTGDEGKKVNKVLVAEDVYYPGASEPKEYYLSILLDRAKGCNVIMASTEGGMDIEEVAEKHPEKIIKEWIDPKLGLQGFQVRKIAFKLGLDGAAFKDMVKFITSLYNAYIGSDSSQFEINPVLKTSDDKILAVDAKVNLDDNALFRHKDLADLRDLAEEDPLEVEAGKSGLNYVKLDGNVGCMVNGAGLAMATMDMIKLSGGEPANFLDVGGGANATTVEAGFRIILQDPNVKAILINVFGGIVRCDRIANGVVEAYKSIGDIKIPIIVRLQGTNAEEGAKIIDESGLKVSSAITLKEAAEKVRAAIA from the coding sequence ATGAATATACACGAATATCAAGCTAAAGAACTTTTGAAAAGCTATGGCGTCAGAATTCAGGAAGGAATTGTCGCAGACAGTCCTGAAGCTGCCCTGGAAGCTGCCAAGAAACTCAATGCATCAACCGGAACTTCCTGGTATGTAATCAAAGCACAGATCCATGCCGGAGGACGGGGTAAAGGAAAAGTTCAGGAAACAGGATCCAATGGTGTAGTATTGGCCAAGAGCTTGGAGGATGTTCCGGTAAAAGCCGGGAATATTTTAGGAGGAACCTTGGTGACCATTCAGACCGGAGATGAAGGAAAAAAAGTCAACAAGGTCTTGGTAGCCGAAGATGTTTATTATCCGGGGGCATCAGAACCTAAGGAATATTACCTTTCCATATTGTTGGATAGGGCAAAAGGATGCAATGTGATCATGGCCTCTACCGAAGGTGGTATGGACATTGAGGAGGTAGCAGAAAAACATCCTGAAAAAATCATCAAAGAGTGGATTGATCCAAAATTAGGTCTTCAGGGATTCCAGGTAAGAAAGATTGCTTTCAAATTGGGATTGGATGGGGCTGCATTTAAAGATATGGTGAAATTCATCACTTCCCTTTATAACGCATATATAGGATCTGATTCCTCACAATTTGAAATCAATCCGGTATTGAAAACCTCAGATGATAAAATACTTGCTGTCGATGCCAAAGTCAATCTGGACGATAATGCCTTGTTCAGACACAAAGATCTTGCGGACCTGAGAGATTTGGCTGAAGAAGATCCTTTGGAAGTTGAAGCTGGAAAATCCGGCCTGAATTATGTAAAACTTGATGGTAATGTCGGTTGTATGGTAAATGGTGCCGGTTTGGCCATGGCTACCATGGACATGATCAAATTATCCGGTGGAGAACCTGCCAATTTTCTTGATGTAGGTGGAGGCGCCAATGCAACTACAGTGGAAGCAGGCTTCAGAATAATCCTTCAGGACCCGAATGTGAAAGCCATTTTGATCAATGTTTTTGGAGGAATAGTTCGATGTGACAGGATTGCAAACGGTGTGGTTGAAGCTTATAAATCCATCGGAGATATCAAAATCCCAATAATTGTAAGGCTTCAGGGAACCAATGCAGAAGAAGGTGCCAAAATCATAGATGAATCCGGATTGAAAGTTTCATCGGCAATCACACTGAAAGAGGCTGCAGAAAAAGTCAGGGCTGCTATAGCTTAA